The Chitinophaga pinensis DSM 2588 region CTGATAGTAAGGATATCGGTCGTTCAGACTATATCACCTTTAAAAGCTATGGTACAGAACTGAAGGAAGAAAAGAAAAAGAAGAAAGACAATGTGCGGCTGAATGTGAAACTGGATATTTCGGCTACGCCGGATGCACAGATCGATGTGATCATGGATGCTGCTTCCGGTGATATGATCTCTGCAAATGGTAACGGTAACTTACAGATCATGGTAAATACCGAAGGAGATTTCAATATGTTCGGGAACTACGAGATCGTCTCCGGATCTTACAACTTCACCCTGCAAAGATTGACCAGCTGGAAATTTGACATTGATAAAAGCAGTACGATCACCTGGAACGGCGACCCTAATGAAGCGAAAGTAGACGTTCATGCCAAATACACCCTGCCTAAAGTCAGTCTGTATAACCTGGTAGGAACCGCCTCTACTGCAAGCGACAAGCTGGCTACCCGTACCGAAAGAGTGGATATCCTGATCAACCTGCGTAATGAGCTGATGAAACCGGATATCACTTATGAGATCAATCTCCCTGAAGTAGGTTCCCTGGCTTATGAAAGTGGTGTAGCTGCCAAGCTCCGTGAGGTGAATCAGGACCAGAACAAAGCCCTGCAACAGATGGCGGGCCTCCTGTTGTTCAACCAGTTCCTGCCGGAAGATCCAAACTCCGCTGGTGGTGCAAACGTGGCAACTACCGGTAAGAACAGTGTGGGACAGGCATTAAGTGCACAGGCCTCCGCCATCCTTAATAATATTACCGGTGTACTGCTGAAAAACAGTGGTATTGGTATCAACGTAAATTATCGTGCCTATAACATTGGTAACCAGGACAATGCTTCTCTGGATCGGAACCAGGTAAGCGCTGGTGTAACCAGTAACCTGTATAACAACAGGATCAGATTATATGTGGGTGGTGACTATGACTGGGGTAAAGCGAATACCTCTGCGAATGCGAACCGTTTCGCAGGTGACTTCCGGGCAGAGTACCTGCTCACACCGGAAGGACGCGTACGTATCAATGCCTTCAGTAAATCGGATTATGACGTCTATAACCTGGTAAACCGTAACAAAGCGGGTCTGGGTATCTCTTATGTACGTGAGTATAACAAGTTCTCTGAGCTGTTCAACGAACGGAACAGACGTCGTATGCTGGACTCTATGCGCAGAGCAGAGGCAGCGAGACTGGAAGAGAAGGAACGGGAAGACAGAAGGGAAGACTCGTTGAAGAGAATTAGGAATTAGGAATTAAGAATTAAGAATTAAGAATTAAGAATTAAGAATTAAGAATTAAGAATTAAGAATTAAGAATTAAGAATTGGAATGCCTGGGAGATCAACAAAGAGACATTAGCCAACTCCGCCAACGCTGAAGACACCTAAGCAGCACAGATACGACCTAATATTATTATATATATAAAAGGGAAGGCGCCTCTTGATAAGAGGCGCCTTTCCTTTTGTATTAACTTTCGCAACGATCTTCGCTGCATTTTAATTCCTAATTCCCAATTCCTAATTGATATTACCCTTTCAGGATCTCGTGACCTAACTTATCACGTTTTGTCTTGAGATAGAATTCGTTATGCGGATTCGGATGTACTTCAATTGCTACATTTTCCACGATTTCAAGACCGTATCCATTCAGACCCGCTCTTTTACGTGGGTTATTGGTAATCAGGCGCATTTTGGAGATGTTCATATGACGAAGGATCTGTGCTCCAACGCCATAGTCGCGTTCATCCATTTTGAAACCCAGTTCCAGGTTAGCCTGCACAGTATCGCGGCCTTCTTCCTGGAGCTTATAGGCTTTCAGTTTGTTAAGCAAACCGATACCACGACCTTCCTGGTTCATGTACAGAATCAGACCTTTTCCTTCGCGTTCTACCATTTCCATGGCTTTGTGCAGCTGTTCGCCACAGTCACAGCGGAGGGAATGAAGGATATCGCCGGTTACGCAGGAAGAGTGGATGCGCACCAGTACGGGTTCGCCTTTCTCCCATGTACCTTTTTTCAGGGCCATATGCAGCTCACCTGAGTTAAGCTGTTTAAAAGCAACCAGTTCGAAATCACCGTATTCAGTCGGCATGTTTACGGTTACCTGTTCCTCGATCAGGGTTTCCTTTGCGAGGCGGTATTCGATCAGGTCTTTTATGGAAACCAGTTTCAGGTTAAACTGGTCGGCTATTTCCCGCAATTCCGGGAGACGTGCCATGGAACCATCTTCGTTCATGATTTCCACCAGTACGCCGGCAGGTTCGAAACCAGCCAGTCTGGCCAGGTCGATCGTTGCTTCGGTATGGCCGGTACGGCGAAGTACGCCACCACTTTTTGCTTTCAGGGGGAAGATATGTCCTGGCTTGCCCAGTTCTTCCGGACGGGTATTAGGATCAATCAGGGCCTGTACGGTCTTGGCGCGGTCATGTGCAGAGATGCCGGTGGTGCAGCCGTGACCCAGGAGGTCAACGGATACGGTAAAGGGAGTCTGGTGCAGGGCGGTATTATCGCGCACCATCATTTCCAGTTTCAGTTCCTCGCAACGCTCCTCCACCAGGGGGGCACATATTAAACCACGGCCGTAACGGCTCATGAAATTGATGATCTCCGGTGTAACGTTCCTTGCTGCTGTAACAAAATCACCCTCATTCTCCCTGTCTTCATCATCTACGACTATTACCAGCTTACCATTCCTGATATCTTCTATGGCTGATTCTATTGTATCTAACATAGAGCTTTATTATAGATTAATGTGCAAAGTTATGCTAAAATAAGAACTGTTCACTTTCCTTTCTGGTTACCTTCAGGTAAGCCAATGCATATATTATTATATGTATATCAACCTATGATCGCTAAAACTGGATAATTTCATGACGTACGCGGCTATATTTAAGGTATTTAAAAGTTTTCTATTCGATTTTTTAGAAATTCCAAAGCAGTTTCTTGAACAAACTCAATGAAATGGCTGTTAAAACTGGCAACTGTCCAAAATTGTATCCCTAAACCCTAATGAGATCAATCGCATAACAATTTGTTAATTTCAAGTTAAAATTCGTTAGAATTTATTCCCCAATTTTGCGTCATAAATCAAACTGCTCTTATATGGGATTTAGAAGACTACTATTTACATTCATTGTTCTGTTTAGCACAATCACTTCGTTTGCGCAGGTAACTACCAGTAGCATGATTGGTAGAATCACCGGCCCTTCGAAGGAGGCGTTACCCGGGGCTACCGTTGTTGTGATCCATCAGCCTTCAGGTACCAAGTACGGAACAACTACCGATGCGGAAGGTTACTACCGTATCCCCAACATGAACGTTGGTGGTCCTTACAAAGTAACTTCTACCTTTATCGGTTACACTGAATACAATCAGGGCGATATCTTCCTCGCACTCGGTCAGCCATTCAGACTGAACATCAGCCTTGGCGAAAAAGCCCAGGATATCAAAGAAGTACAGGTAATTGGTCAAAGAAGCACTGTCTTCAATTCTAACCGTAAGGGAGCACAGACTACCCTGAACCGCACACAGGTTGAAGCCCTGCCTTCAGTAGGTAGAAACCTCACTGACTTTGTACGTTTAACGCCTCAGGCGAAACTGACCAAAGACGGTAGCGGTAACCAGACTATATCTATCGCAGGTACCAGCAACAAGTACAACGCTACTTTCGTTGATGGTGCGGTACAGAACGATGTATTCGGTCTGGCAGAAAATGGTACCAATGGTGGTCAGATCGGTATTTCTCCGTTCAGCATTGACATCATTGACCAGTTCAATATTAACGTATCTCCGTTCGACGTTAAACAGGGTGGTTTCGCAGGTGGCGCCATCAACGCTGTAACCAAAAGCGGTACTAATGAAATAGAAGGTTCTGCATATTACTTCGTACGTAACGAAAGCCTCGCTGGTAAGACTCCAACAAAAGACGAAAGCAAACGTACCAAACTGGCAGATTTCTCTTCCAAAACATACGGCGTACGTTTAGGTGGTCCGATCATCAAGAATAAACTGTTCTACTTCGTCAACGCAGAATGGCAGAAAGAAAACCGTCCGCAGCCATTCGCTTATGAAACATATGCGAATGGTCGTGCTACTCCGGCTTCAAGGGGTAAGCTGGATACACTACAAACTAAATTGCGCTCAGCAGGTTACGATCCGGGCGGATATGAGACAACTGAAAATACACTGGATGGCCGCAAGTTCTTTGCAAGAATTGACTGGAACATCAACGAAAATAACAAGTTCACTATCCGTCACCAGTATACACATGGTGAGAGCGTAAGTCCTGGTAAATCCAGCGCTTCTACTATCACCTTCTCTAATAAAGGTATCTCCTTCCCTTCTACCACCAACGCTACCACTGCTGAGCTGAAAAGCCAGTTTGGTAACAGGGCGTCTAACTCCCTGCTGTTAGGTGCTAACTTCGTAAGAGACGACCGCGGTATCACCGGCGCTCCATATACTTCCGTATTCATTTCAAGAGAATCTATCAGCTTCGGTACAGAAGAGTTTTCTGCAGCTAACCTGCTGAAACAGGACGTACTGACCCTGACTGATAACCTGGAACTGTACAGAGGTAAACACACCATCTCCCTGGGGACAAGTAACGAGTTCTATAACATGACCAACGTATTTATCGGTCAGAACTTTGGTTCTTATACTTTCGCTACCCTGGATGATTTCCTCAATGACAAATCACCAACCCAGTACAACCGTTCCTTCTCAGCTGTAGATAAAACTACCGGTGATAACACCAACGGTGCTGCTAAATTCAAAGCACTGCAACTGGGTCTGTATGCACAGGACGACTACCAGGTAAACGATCGTTTACGTTTATCACTGGGTGTTCGTGCTGACCTGCCGATGCTGCTGACTGATCCTGCTGTAAACAATGATTTCAATACCAATGTACTGCCTCAGGTAGTTGCTGCCGGTAAATGGGATATCAAAGGTGCACAGACAGGTGTTAAGCCAGACGCTAAGCTTCTGCTGTCTCCACGCTTTGCCTTTAACTGGGACGTGAAAGGTGACCAGACTACCCAGATCCGTGGTGGCGCCGGTATCTTCACCAGCCGCATCCCTTATGTTTGGTTAGGTGGTATCTATAACAACAATGGTGTTACCCTGGGTGGTATGAGACTCGCTTACGATTCTACCAAACCAACCGGCGGTACCAACAACCCGATTCCTTTTGTATCTGATCCTTATGCGCAGCCTAGCATCACTGCTGCGCCATCAGGTAAAATTGATCTGTTTGCAAAAGATTTCAAATTCCCTCAGGTATTCAGAACCAGCATCGCTGTTGATCAGAAATTGCCTTGGGGTATGGTGGGTAGCTTAGAAGCGATCTACACCAAAAACATCAACAACGTTGTTTATTACAACCTGTCTTACATCCCTGCTGGTACGAATGTAACCGGTAGCGGTAGCGACAACCGTCCGATGTGGAAAAACGTAGGTAAACCAATTCTGGGTAACTACACTGATATCATGTATGCTGATAATACCAGCAAAGGTTATTCTTACAACCTGACTGCTCAGTTACAAAAAACCTTCTATGGTGGTTTCAGCGCAATGGCCGCTTACACTTACGGTCGTTCTAAAAGCATCAACGACGGTCAGTCTTCTCAAAACTCTTCTCAGTGGAGAGTACCAAACGTGAGAGGTCGTAACGACATCGATCTGGGTACGTCTATCTTCGACCTGGGTTCAAGAATCATTGCTTCTGTAACTTACAAGAAAGAATACCTGAAACACTTCGGTACGACTGTTACCCTGTACTACACTGGTCAGTCCGGCGAAAGATTCTCTTACGGTTACAGAGATATTCCTAACACCAACATCGTTGGCGACTACAACGGTTCCAGCAGTGATAAAGGTCTGAACCTGATCTACATCCCGAGAAGTGCATCAGAGATCAACCTCGTATCCTACCAGGCTAACGGTGCAACCGTTACTCCGGAACAACAGTGGGCTGCACTGGATGCGTTCATCAATGGTGATAAATACCTGAGCAAACACAGAGGTGAATATGCACCGAAGAATGGTCTGAGAACTCCGTTCACACACATCTTTGACCTGCACATCGCACAGGATATCTACATCACCCAGAAAAATGGTAAACGTCATACATTACAGATCTCCTTCGACGTATTCAACCTGGGTAATATGATCAATAACGACTGGGGTCGCGTATACTCTACCCGTACAGGTATGAGCTACAACAACTACGGTCTGATCGACTTCGTTGGTTTTGCAGCTAACGGAACTACTCCGACGTATAATTTTAAAGCGCCTACCAAATACGACAACAAGACTGTTGCTCAGATCGATGATTTCGGTTTACAGTCTGCTCGTTGGCAGGGTCAGCTGGGCTTCCGCTATATCTTCAGATAAGCAGCGTTCAGCAAAAATATAAAAAAACGTCTCGCCTATGGCGGGACGTTTTTTTTGCTACCTGCTCACACTGAACGACTTAACAAATACCCGTCAGCGTTGACCTAAATTTAGCGGAATTGCAGGCCCACAAAGTGATACACACATTTAAAATAAGACATATATTTGTACCCGGATCCGTATCTTCAGATATGATCCGGCTATTATAAATGGTTCCCTATTACTCTATGAGAAAGATCCTGCTGAGCGCAGTACTCCTTACGTCATTGTTCGCATCCTGTAAAAAGGAAGACGCACCCGTTACTGAAGATCCTATCCCTAAGGACAGGGTGTTCTTTACCCTCGACGGCGGTAATATGAGCAACTACACCATGCTGCAACTCGATGACAAACAAAGGGTTGATTATTATATAATAGCTAATCTCGATAGAAATTACTACTTCAGACAGGACCCGATATTTGATGCAGACGGCCGTATGACCGGCATGAACACCAATACCGAAGCAGATCCCTCTGCCCTGCTGAAAACAGCCACTTTCGCGTATAACAGCAACAATAAACTGGTCATTATCAATCATATATCCCCTAGCACCTGGAACAGACTGAGTTACGACAGCCTGGTATACAACGGTGAAGGACAACTGGCTGCCATTTATCATAGTAAACCAAACAACGAAGTCACGCCTCAATTTGCCTTTTACAGCAAGGAGACAATGGTATGGGACAGCAAAAGCAACATCATTGCCAGACACATATTGCCCTTCTCCGGCGATACAGAAGGCAAGGATACCATCAGCACCGCTACCTATACTTATGACGACGCGATCAACTTCATGATCAAACCGGCAGACCTGTTCGTAATGGACCTGAACAATGGTATCACCTGGTTATCAGCTAATAATCCGCTTACGCAGGTTACAAGATACCCTGCAGGCGACTCTGTGGTGACCATCAACAATTTATACACTTACGACAGAGGCAACTACCCGGACTCAATCTTTCACACCAGAAAGGCCACTCAGGGAGGCGCCGAAGTGTATAACAATACCAGCAAATTTGCCATCAAGTATAAAATTCTCGACAAATAACTGCTCATAATACATGATTAGACTTCTACTAACTGCAGCTTTATTTATCACTTGCTTTGCTTCCTGTAAGAAGGACGACGGTCCACAGGGAGAAAGAGCTTTTTCCACCATGGAGCCTCAGAACGACCGCGGTCTGAAAACAAGTTCCTATTCCTACGACAGACGTAACAGGGTAGCGATCTTCCAGACATCAGATGTCACCGCTGAGGATTTCCATTCCGAAATGATCCGCTTTGACACCACAGGCAAGATCTCGTTTACTTATGTTTCCAGTGAATTGGGCAGCGTAGGTGCGAAGGCCAAAGAAGTGGAGTATGACACAGAAGGCAGAGTCGGAAAAGTAATACTATTCTCTTCGTATAGTGGCCTGAAAAATGGCTATGACAGTCTCGCGTATGATAATGCCAATAAGATCATAGGTATTTATCACTATGAAATTGACGGCGTGATCGCTCCTTACCTGCTGACACGTAAAGACCTGATGGTAAGAGATGCCAGAGGCAGGGTAACTGATCGCCGGGAAATACCGGTGTACAGAAATACCGAAAGCACCCGCATCACGACTATCTCCTATACCTATGATGAGAAGCCGAACTATAAAGGCGCGTCTTTTACGCACTTTATCTTCGATGCAGAAGAAAATGCCGGCTGGATGTCTGCCAACAACGCGATTACAAAAACGACACAATATCCTGATGGCTCTGTACAGACCATCACGAATGCCTATACCTACGACGCTGATAACTTTGCCACCTCCGTGAGTCAGAACGAACAACTGACAAGAGGTGGCACAATGGTTTCCAACAAGACCACTTCATACAACCTGAAGTATACATTCTTGCTGCCAAGCGATCTGTAACTTACCACAGGTCAATATCCGCTTTAACCTGTATTAATATATTAAGACAAAGGAAGGCGTCCCGTCATAAGGGACGCTTTTTTTATGCCATTAACCGTCCGTCAAAAACCATGGTATATCAACATGTTGCCAGATAAGTGCTTAATTTTTTTTCCTTATATTTATAACCATGCTGGAACAACATTACAAATGGCATTCCCCGCACCTGGGCCATGAATTTGAAATGCTGGTGTACGGAGAAGAGGGCTATCCGCTGATACTCTTCCCTACCTCCATGGGAAGGCATTATGAGCACAGAGACAGGGGTGTGATACAGTCATTGGAATGGTTTATCAACAACCAGCTGATCAAGGTGTACTGTCCGGATACGGTGGACGTACACAGCTGGTACAACATACACATTTCCCCTGCTGAAAGAGCCCTTCATCATATCAGATATGACCGTATGCTCCGCCACGAGGTACTGGAAAAAGTGACCGAAGAAACAGGCGTTCAACGCATTGCGGTAGCCGGATGTAGTTTCGGTGGTTATCACGCAGCCAACTTTGCCTTCCGGTACCCGGAAAGAGTATCCTACCTGTTCAGCCTCAGTGGTGTTTTTGATGTAAAATCCCGGCTGAACGGCCATTATGACGACAATGTGTATTATAATAACCCGGTAGATTTTATGCCGGCAAATCCGCATGAAGCCCTTTGGCGGATGGGAATTATACTGGGCGTAGCTGAAAAAGACATTACCCGTAGCCAGAATGAGACAATGTCCGGCATCCTTCATAATAAAGGCATTATGCACTGGCTGGACGTAAGGCCCAACAAGACACACGACTGGCCCACCTGGCTGGAGATGCTGCCTTACTACCTGTCCCTGATCAAATAGCCTCTACTGTTGGCGCGAATATTGATTTTCATCGGCCACTGTTGTAAACGACGGATAACCAAACAGTAAAACTCTTTACAGATGAAAAAAATAGGACTCCTTTTCGGCCAGGAAAATGGCTTTCCGCAGGCTTTTATCGATCGTGTGAATGACAAACAGATAGACGGAATCACAGCAGAAGCAATATCCATCGAGAAAGTGATACAGGGTACCCCCTCCGGCTATAGCGTCATCCTTGACCGCATCTCCCAGGACGTACCCTTCTATCGTACCTGGCTTAAACAGGCCGCACTTGATGGTACTGCGGTTATCAACAACCCTTTCTGGTGGAGTGCTGACGACAAATTTGTCAACAATGAACTGGCACACCGCACAGGTGTAAAAGTGCCTAAAACAGCACTGATCCCCTCCAGAGACCTACCCCTCAATACAAGCGATCAATCTTTCAGAAACCTGGTCTACCCTTTCGATTGGGACGCTATCTTTGATCATATCGGCTTTCCTGCCTACATGAAACCATACAATGGCGGCGGCTGGAAACATGTGTACAAAATACATGACCGTGAGGAGTTCTTTGCACAACATGCCCGTACCGGACAACTGGTTATGATGCTGCAGGAAGAAATCAAATACGAATCTTATTATCGTTGTTATTGCATAGGTGGCAGATATGTACGCGTAATACCTTACGATCCATATCAGCCGGAAAATCAGCGTTATCTGACAGAAGATTCCGGAGATACCACACTGTTGAATACCATTGCCGACCAGGTCGCACAACTGAACCAATACCTCGGCTATGATTTCAACTCCGTTGAAATTGCTATTCAGAATGGTGTGCCTTATGTCATTGATTTCTGGAATCCCGCTCCGGAAACAAATGAAAAAGTGATTGGTACCGAAAACTTCGAATGGGTGGTGGAAACAGCCGCTACCTACGCCATACAGCGTGCGCAACAGCAAACGCCTGGAACAGATAACCTGACCTGGGGCAATTTCCTGCAACATGCCATTCAGGGACAACAAACCGCTATCGTACCCGGCGCAAAGAGAGTTGCCGCTAAAAAGCCGACCGCTGTCTCTCCCGCCAAGCCGCCAAAAGATACTAAAACACTGAAGGAGCCAAAGGCGCCGAAAGTGGAAGATAAAGAAACGCCGGCCAAAAAAACTTCGGTAAAAAAGACAAAAAAGAAAGAAGACTAATTCAATTAGGAATTAGGAATTAAGAATTAGGAATTGTCGACTACAGTCCTGCATATTTTCCGGAGGACTTCCATTGTCCTTATTGCTATTCCCTTTGGATTCCTGATTCGAAATTATTCTTTAACATGATTTTCGACTGAAAAGAAAGAATAACTTTGGGGTAATTAGGAAAATTAATCCGGAATTGAAGTGTCAGCTAATTGTACTCAATTCCTAATTCGTAATTCCTAATTCCTAATTGAATCACCGCATGCTCAATAACTTCACCCTCGGTATTGAAGAGGAATACATGGTCCTGGACCCCCAGACCAGAGAACTGAGATCTCATGAACAAAAGATCGTAGAACAAGCCCACAGGGTGCTCAGAGATAAAGTAAAAGCTGAATTTCACCAGGCAGTTGTGGAAGTAGGCACAGAGGTATGCGCCAATATAGATGAAGCCTGCGAAGATGTATCAATGCTGCGCAGGACAATTGCCAGCATAGCAGGCGACCTGGGATACAGCATCGGCGCTTCCGGTACACATCCTTTCTCCAAATGGCAACTCCAGCATATTACAGACAATCCCCGTTACTTTGAGATCGTCAATGAAATGCAGGATGCCGCCCGCTCCAACCTCATCTTCGGATTACATGTACATGTAGGCATGGAAAACAGGGAAATGGCCCTCCATATCGCCAACTCCGTACGTTATTTCCTGCCCCATGTGTTTGCACTCAGTACCAACTCTCCTTTCTGGGAAGGTCGCAACACCGGCTTCAAATCTTATCGGACCAAGGTATTTGATAAATTCCCCCGTACCGGTATTCCCGATTACTTCGCCAGTATCGAAGAATATGACCGGTATATACAGTTGCTCGTAAAAACCAACTGTATCGACAACGCCAAGAAAGTATGGTGGGACCTGCGGGTACACCCCTTCTTCAATACAGTGGAATTCCGCATCTGCGACGTACCGCTCACCGTAGTGGAAACCTGTACCCTGGCAGCACTGTTCCAGGCTGTTTGCGCAAAGATTTATAAACTGCGT contains the following coding sequences:
- a CDS encoding alpha/beta fold hydrolase, whose translation is MLEQHYKWHSPHLGHEFEMLVYGEEGYPLILFPTSMGRHYEHRDRGVIQSLEWFINNQLIKVYCPDTVDVHSWYNIHISPAERALHHIRYDRMLRHEVLEKVTEETGVQRIAVAGCSFGGYHAANFAFRYPERVSYLFSLSGVFDVKSRLNGHYDDNVYYNNPVDFMPANPHEALWRMGIILGVAEKDITRSQNETMSGILHNKGIMHWLDVRPNKTHDWPTWLEMLPYYLSLIK
- a CDS encoding carboxypeptidase regulatory-like domain-containing protein, with product MIGRITGPSKEALPGATVVVIHQPSGTKYGTTTDAEGYYRIPNMNVGGPYKVTSTFIGYTEYNQGDIFLALGQPFRLNISLGEKAQDIKEVQVIGQRSTVFNSNRKGAQTTLNRTQVEALPSVGRNLTDFVRLTPQAKLTKDGSGNQTISIAGTSNKYNATFVDGAVQNDVFGLAENGTNGGQIGISPFSIDIIDQFNINVSPFDVKQGGFAGGAINAVTKSGTNEIEGSAYYFVRNESLAGKTPTKDESKRTKLADFSSKTYGVRLGGPIIKNKLFYFVNAEWQKENRPQPFAYETYANGRATPASRGKLDTLQTKLRSAGYDPGGYETTENTLDGRKFFARIDWNINENNKFTIRHQYTHGESVSPGKSSASTITFSNKGISFPSTTNATTAELKSQFGNRASNSLLLGANFVRDDRGITGAPYTSVFISRESISFGTEEFSAANLLKQDVLTLTDNLELYRGKHTISLGTSNEFYNMTNVFIGQNFGSYTFATLDDFLNDKSPTQYNRSFSAVDKTTGDNTNGAAKFKALQLGLYAQDDYQVNDRLRLSLGVRADLPMLLTDPAVNNDFNTNVLPQVVAAGKWDIKGAQTGVKPDAKLLLSPRFAFNWDVKGDQTTQIRGGAGIFTSRIPYVWLGGIYNNNGVTLGGMRLAYDSTKPTGGTNNPIPFVSDPYAQPSITAAPSGKIDLFAKDFKFPQVFRTSIAVDQKLPWGMVGSLEAIYTKNINNVVYYNLSYIPAGTNVTGSGSDNRPMWKNVGKPILGNYTDIMYADNTSKGYSYNLTAQLQKTFYGGFSAMAAYTYGRSKSINDGQSSQNSSQWRVPNVRGRNDIDLGTSIFDLGSRIIASVTYKKEYLKHFGTTVTLYYTGQSGERFSYGYRDIPNTNIVGDYNGSSSDKGLNLIYIPRSASEINLVSYQANGATVTPEQQWAALDAFINGDKYLSKHRGEYAPKNGLRTPFTHIFDLHIAQDIYITQKNGKRHTLQISFDVFNLGNMINNDWGRVYSTRTGMSYNNYGLIDFVGFAANGTTPTYNFKAPTKYDNKTVAQIDDFGLQSARWQGQLGFRYIFR
- a CDS encoding RimK family alpha-L-glutamate ligase; amino-acid sequence: MKKIGLLFGQENGFPQAFIDRVNDKQIDGITAEAISIEKVIQGTPSGYSVILDRISQDVPFYRTWLKQAALDGTAVINNPFWWSADDKFVNNELAHRTGVKVPKTALIPSRDLPLNTSDQSFRNLVYPFDWDAIFDHIGFPAYMKPYNGGGWKHVYKIHDREEFFAQHARTGQLVMMLQEEIKYESYYRCYCIGGRYVRVIPYDPYQPENQRYLTEDSGDTTLLNTIADQVAQLNQYLGYDFNSVEIAIQNGVPYVIDFWNPAPETNEKVIGTENFEWVVETAATYAIQRAQQQTPGTDNLTWGNFLQHAIQGQQTAIVPGAKRVAAKKPTAVSPAKPPKDTKTLKEPKAPKVEDKETPAKKTSVKKTKKKED
- a CDS encoding carboxylate-amine ligase — translated: MLNNFTLGIEEEYMVLDPQTRELRSHEQKIVEQAHRVLRDKVKAEFHQAVVEVGTEVCANIDEACEDVSMLRRTIASIAGDLGYSIGASGTHPFSKWQLQHITDNPRYFEIVNEMQDAARSNLIFGLHVHVGMENREMALHIANSVRYFLPHVFALSTNSPFWEGRNTGFKSYRTKVFDKFPRTGIPDYFASIEEYDRYIQLLVKTNCIDNAKKVWWDLRVHPFFNTVEFRICDVPLTVVETCTLAALFQAVCAKIYKLRMQNLNFIIYNRALVNENKWRASRYGIDGNLIDFGKEMEVNARALIHELLDFVDDVVDELGSRHYIQRTLDILENGTGADQQLKVYTDTKDLVSVTDFITNSFLKDC
- a CDS encoding bifunctional 3,4-dihydroxy-2-butanone-4-phosphate synthase/GTP cyclohydrolase II; the encoded protein is MLDTIESAIEDIRNGKLVIVVDDEDRENEGDFVTAARNVTPEIINFMSRYGRGLICAPLVEERCEELKLEMMVRDNTALHQTPFTVSVDLLGHGCTTGISAHDRAKTVQALIDPNTRPEELGKPGHIFPLKAKSGGVLRRTGHTEATIDLARLAGFEPAGVLVEIMNEDGSMARLPELREIADQFNLKLVSIKDLIEYRLAKETLIEEQVTVNMPTEYGDFELVAFKQLNSGELHMALKKGTWEKGEPVLVRIHSSCVTGDILHSLRCDCGEQLHKAMEMVEREGKGLILYMNQEGRGIGLLNKLKAYKLQEEGRDTVQANLELGFKMDERDYGVGAQILRHMNISKMRLITNNPRKRAGLNGYGLEIVENVAIEVHPNPHNEFYLKTKRDKLGHEILKG